The nucleotide sequence TAAAATCGCAGACATGCATTGTGATATGTTGCACTATTTATATGAGATTAGCGATGGTCATCCCGAAAAGATGGGCGATATCGGATGTGCTCTTCCCTGGTTGATTAAAGGCGGTGTTGGATTTCAGGTCATGGCCGTTTATGCTCCCACCGAGCCGGGCAGTGTGGAAATGGCTAAGAATGAAATCTCGATCTATGAAGAGATGACTCGGAAATTTGACAATATTCTGGTTCCAATAACTACTTCAATGACTGAAGTGCCTAATTTGGAATCGGGAAAAGTAATTACTGCTTTATCGATTGAAAGCGCTGCTGGACTTTGCGAGGAGGATGAGAAACTGGATTTGGCTTTTCCCCGAGTGGATGAGATATTGAACGCCGGTCATAGAATAATTTATATCAGTCTGACTCATGTTGAGGAAAACCGATTTGGGGGAGGAAATGATTCAAAGCTTGGTTTGAAAGATGATGGTAAGAGTTTGTTGGAATTTATGGATGGGAAGCAGATCGCGGTCGATTTCTCTCATACCAGCGAAGCATTGGCAAATGATATTA is from Candidatus Zixiibacteriota bacterium and encodes:
- a CDS encoding membrane dipeptidase; the encoded protein is MSNYIKNGLRDHKIADMHCDMLHYLYEISDGHPEKMGDIGCALPWLIKGGVGFQVMAVYAPTEPGSVEMAKNEISIYEEMTRKFDNILVPITTSMTEVPNLESGKVITALSIESAAGLCEEDEKLDLAFPRVDEILNAGHRIIYISLTHVEENRFGGGNDSKLGLKDDGKSLLEFMDGKQIAVDFSHTSEALANDIIEHIDKKNLNIPVMASHSNFRKLAPIVRNLPENISLEIIRRKGIIGMTFIRRMVGLDGPHLLKEHILHGLELGGENSLCIGADFFYTKNFDDQSRAPFYYEEHEHAGKIPEVFKSLSNDLNENQLKALSSGNAEKFLNKLWFSG